The following coding sequences are from one Pseudomonadota bacterium window:
- a CDS encoding class I SAM-dependent methyltransferase, producing MMQVEMDSIYKNIPLEEIPWNIETPPDALAELVDSGKVTPCKTIDLGCGAGNYAIYLASIGFDVTGIDISPVAIEIAEENAKKKGVKWNFLVADVLGDLDEVKETFDFAYDWELLHHIFPDKRKKYIKNVYRIINPGGKYLSVCFSEKDLQFGGSGKYRETPLGTILYFSSDDELRDLFEPYFNIKELKTIEISGKFAPHLANYAFMERK from the coding sequence ATGATGCAGGTTGAGATGGACAGCATTTATAAAAATATACCTCTGGAAGAGATTCCTTGGAACATTGAGACTCCGCCAGACGCTTTAGCTGAGTTGGTCGATAGCGGAAAAGTGACACCCTGCAAAACTATTGATTTGGGCTGCGGTGCTGGTAACTATGCTATTTATCTTGCCAGTATAGGATTTGACGTTACAGGAATTGATATTTCCCCAGTGGCTATAGAGATTGCCGAAGAAAATGCAAAGAAGAAAGGAGTCAAGTGGAATTTTCTTGTTGCCGATGTTCTTGGGGATTTGGATGAAGTTAAGGAAACTTTTGATTTTGCTTATGACTGGGAGTTGTTGCATCATATATTCCCTGACAAAAGGAAGAAATATATTAAAAATGTGTATAGAATAATTAATCCAGGAGGGAAGTATCTTTCTGTTTGTTTCAGTGAGAAGGATCTTCAGTTTGGTGGCTCAGGGAAATACAGAGAAACACCACTGGGTACTATTTTGTATTTTTCTTCTGATGATGAATTGAGAGACCTTTTCGAACCATACTTCAACATAAAAGAATTAAAAACAATAGAGATCAGCGGTAAATTTGCACCTCATCTTGCAAACTATGCATTTATGGAGAGGAAATGA
- a CDS encoding PIN domain-containing protein, translating into MKRIILIDFENIQRLDFELIDTTNTDIIIFVGKSQSKIPFPLVEKAQTLGDRITWLKIAGDGKNNLDFHIAFALGCLSEKLKNEVELIILSKDSGFDSLIKYINDVGVYARRIANLTELADSQKQMPSSKFTSYIVANLNKIDPQKRPRTRDTLKKHVESLLRDKAGANEIDSIIEEMFIKSLLAQTGNRLKYTLDSQN; encoded by the coding sequence ATGAAACGGATAATTTTAATTGATTTTGAAAATATACAAAGACTTGATTTTGAACTTATCGACACTACGAATACAGATATCATAATCTTTGTTGGTAAATCCCAGAGCAAAATACCCTTTCCCCTTGTTGAGAAGGCTCAAACTCTCGGTGACCGGATTACATGGCTTAAAATAGCTGGCGATGGTAAAAACAACCTCGATTTCCATATTGCCTTTGCATTAGGGTGCTTAAGTGAAAAATTGAAAAACGAAGTTGAGCTGATAATACTCTCGAAAGACAGCGGATTCGATTCTCTCATCAAGTATATAAATGATGTAGGTGTATATGCGAGAAGAATTGCAAATCTTACTGAATTAGCCGATAGTCAAAAACAGATGCCCTCATCTAAATTTACCAGCTATATAGTTGCCAATCTTAATAAGATCGATCCTCAGAAACGTCCAAGAACGAGAGATACATTAAAGAAGCACGTCGAATCATTATTAAGGGACAAAGCAGGTGCGAACGAAATAGATTCAATAATTGAAGAAATGTTCATCAAAAGTCTCTTAGCGCAGACTGGCAATCGACTTAAATACACCTTAGATTCTCAAAATTAA
- a CDS encoding class I SAM-dependent RNA methyltransferase, with protein MAEYTIIATSTFGLESVVAHELKVLGYSDLTVENGKVTFTGDEKTIARCNIWLRTADRILIKIAEFKATDFEELFQGTLRIRWEEIIPVDGKMHIVGKSVKSKLFSVKDCQAIVKKAIVEAMKRKYRTSWFKETGPVYKIEISMLKDTAILTIDTSGPGLHKRGYRERAGEAPLRETLAAGLVLLSRWTLERILADPFCGSGTIPIEAALIGKNIAPGLKRSFVSEEWKQIPKSVWDLAREEAHARINDAEFRILASDSDGDVLKKARDNAFRAGVTDYIAFQRLPVEEFRSRKKYGCIVCNPPYGERIGESKEVEDLYRTMGKVFSKLDMWSFFILSAHPAFERLFGKKAEKNRKIYNGDI; from the coding sequence GTGGCTGAATATACCATCATTGCAACATCTACCTTTGGTCTGGAGTCGGTTGTCGCTCATGAGTTAAAGGTCCTTGGCTACAGTGATCTAACCGTTGAAAATGGGAAGGTTACGTTTACGGGGGATGAGAAGACTATTGCACGGTGCAATATCTGGCTCAGGACTGCGGACAGGATACTTATAAAGATTGCTGAGTTTAAGGCAACGGATTTTGAGGAGCTTTTTCAGGGTACACTTCGCATCCGATGGGAGGAGATTATCCCTGTGGACGGGAAGATGCATATTGTCGGTAAGTCGGTAAAATCAAAACTATTCAGCGTGAAAGATTGCCAGGCTATTGTAAAGAAGGCAATTGTAGAGGCGATGAAAAGAAAATACCGTACTTCGTGGTTTAAAGAAACAGGCCCTGTTTACAAGATAGAAATATCTATGTTGAAGGATACTGCTATACTCACAATAGATACATCAGGTCCAGGACTCCATAAAAGAGGATACAGGGAAAGGGCAGGGGAGGCACCACTCAGGGAGACACTCGCCGCAGGGCTTGTCTTATTGAGTAGATGGACCCTGGAAAGGATACTTGCTGACCCCTTTTGCGGTTCGGGCACAATTCCTATTGAGGCTGCCCTGATAGGGAAAAATATTGCCCCGGGACTCAAGAGGTCTTTTGTCTCCGAAGAATGGAAACAGATACCAAAAAGCGTGTGGGATTTGGCAAGAGAAGAGGCACATGCCCGGATAAACGATGCGGAATTCAGGATACTTGCCTCAGACAGTGATGGGGATGTGCTTAAAAAGGCAAGGGATAATGCCTTTCGCGCGGGTGTTACCGATTACATTGCATTTCAAAGGCTGCCTGTTGAAGAGTTTCGTTCAAGAAAGAAATACGGTTGTATTGTATGCAACCCGCCGTATGGAGAAAGGATAGGGGAATCGAAAGAAGTAGAAGATCTTTACAGAACAATGGGGAAGGTATTCTCAAAACTCGATATGTGGTCTTTCTTTATCTTATCTGCCCACCCGGCATTTGAAAGATTATTCGGTAAGAAGGCGGAAAAAAACAGAAAGATTTATAATGGTGACATAA